In Aquipuribacter nitratireducens, the following proteins share a genomic window:
- the ilvC gene encoding ketol-acid reductoisomerase, which yields MAHIYTDADADLAAIQDRVVAVIGYGSQGHAHALNLRDSGVDVRVGLAEGSRSRERAEAEGLRVVTPAEAAAEADVIMVLVPDQAARHVYAEAIEPNLVPGKALFFAHGLNIRFGYITPPEGVDVCMVAPKGPGHLVRREYSQGRGVPVLVAVETDASGEAWDLALAYARAIGGLRAGGIRTTFAEETETDLFGEQAVLCGGASRLVQAGFETLVEAGYQPEVAYFECLHELKLIVDLMYEGGIAKQRWSVSDTAEYGDYVSGPRVIDDSVKARMKDVLGDITDGSFAKRFFDDQDAGAPEFRRMREEQEQHPIEATGRELRKMMAWVSDGDDDYTEGTAAR from the coding sequence ATGGCCCACATCTACACCGACGCCGACGCCGACCTCGCCGCCATCCAGGACCGCGTCGTCGCGGTCATCGGCTACGGCTCGCAGGGGCACGCGCACGCCCTCAACCTGCGCGACTCCGGCGTCGACGTCCGCGTCGGGCTCGCCGAGGGCAGCCGCAGCCGCGAGCGTGCCGAGGCCGAGGGCCTGCGGGTCGTGACGCCCGCCGAGGCCGCCGCCGAGGCCGACGTCATCATGGTGCTGGTCCCGGACCAGGCGGCCCGGCACGTGTACGCGGAGGCCATCGAGCCGAACCTCGTCCCCGGCAAGGCGCTGTTCTTCGCCCACGGGCTCAACATCCGCTTCGGCTACATCACGCCGCCGGAAGGCGTCGACGTCTGCATGGTGGCGCCGAAGGGCCCGGGTCACCTCGTGCGCCGCGAGTACAGCCAGGGTCGCGGTGTCCCCGTGCTCGTCGCGGTCGAGACCGACGCGAGCGGGGAGGCGTGGGACCTCGCCCTCGCCTACGCCCGGGCCATCGGCGGGCTGCGGGCGGGCGGCATCCGCACGACGTTCGCGGAGGAGACCGAGACCGACCTGTTCGGCGAGCAGGCCGTCCTCTGCGGCGGCGCGAGCCGGCTCGTCCAGGCGGGCTTCGAGACGCTCGTCGAGGCCGGCTACCAGCCGGAGGTCGCGTACTTCGAGTGCCTCCACGAGCTCAAGCTCATCGTCGACCTCATGTACGAGGGCGGCATCGCGAAGCAGCGCTGGAGCGTCTCCGACACCGCCGAGTACGGCGACTACGTCTCCGGCCCGCGCGTCATCGACGACTCCGTCAAGGCCCGGATGAAGGACGTCCTCGGCGACATCACCGACGGCAGCTTCGCGAAGCGGTTCTTCGACGACCAGGACGCCGGCGCGCCGGAGTTCCGGCGGATGCGCGAGGAGCAGGAGCAGCACCCCATCGAGGCGACGGGCCGGGAGCTGCGCAAGATGATGGCGTGGGTGTCCGACGGCGACGACGACTACACCGAGGGCACCGCCGCCCGCTGA
- a CDS encoding DUF3253 domain-containing protein, which yields MSRRRDRPDADPGPEPLERTCRVCGRRMERRARWGDHYDEVRYCSSGCRRRGLRPVDERLEDALLDLLARRARDASVCPSEAARLVAGHGTDRDEDAWRPLMEPARMAARRLVARGHVEITQHGRVVDPSTAKGPVRVRLPRTAR from the coding sequence GTGAGCCGCCGGAGGGACCGCCCGGACGCCGACCCGGGCCCGGAGCCGCTCGAGCGGACGTGCCGCGTGTGCGGGCGCCGCATGGAGCGCCGTGCCCGGTGGGGCGACCACTACGACGAGGTGCGCTACTGCTCATCGGGGTGCCGGCGCCGCGGGCTGCGCCCGGTCGACGAGCGGCTCGAGGACGCGCTCCTCGACCTGCTCGCCCGCCGCGCCCGTGACGCCAGCGTGTGCCCGAGCGAAGCCGCCCGGCTCGTCGCCGGGCACGGCACAGACCGCGACGAGGACGCGTGGCGCCCGCTCATGGAGCCCGCGCGCATGGCGGCGCGTCGCCTCGTCGCCCGCGGGCACGTCGAGATCACTCAGCACGGCCGGGTCGTGGACCCGAGCACCGCGAAGGGGCCCGTGCGGGTGCGGCTGCCGCGGACCGCGAGGTGA
- a CDS encoding FAD-binding domain-containing protein yields the protein MSTRTQLPTPGPDVAADPDAAVAWVGAHLGDLALEGAEGAEGLVASPAFRGGQPAADAALAALDVTGYAARRNEVWPEPRRGASRMSPYIRHGLVDLRSVWDRVADAPSRDRQKYRDELLWQEYARHVHARTGRGMRAPLRHEPAVGSGWSGEPWPAEMACMRLTTDELRRDGWLVNQTRMWLASQWTVRAGWDWREGEEEFFRHLLDGSRAANRLGWQWTVGAGTGRPYGFSRWQVEKRAPGVCAGCPLRERCPVDGWPDTTAPPRLLHRAPGLGRGEPGADLAGPSDVVATSAPRAVWLTFESLGDADPALDAHPELPVVVVFDEPLLARLRLSAKRLVFLAETVASLATRHDVEVHRGRPGEVLHGRDAAVTHAPVPGFGPRAVRASPAEVHPWPWLVRPGAGSVRSFTAWRKGARV from the coding sequence GTGAGCACGCGGACGCAGCTGCCGACCCCGGGGCCGGACGTCGCCGCCGACCCCGACGCCGCCGTCGCGTGGGTCGGTGCGCACCTGGGTGACCTCGCCCTCGAGGGCGCCGAGGGCGCCGAGGGCCTGGTCGCGAGCCCGGCCTTCCGCGGCGGGCAGCCGGCGGCCGACGCCGCGCTCGCCGCGCTCGACGTCACCGGCTACGCAGCGCGCCGCAACGAGGTGTGGCCCGAGCCCCGGCGCGGCGCGAGCCGCATGAGCCCGTACATCCGGCACGGGCTCGTCGACCTGCGCAGCGTGTGGGACCGCGTCGCCGACGCCCCGTCGCGGGACCGGCAGAAGTACCGCGACGAGCTGCTGTGGCAGGAGTACGCCCGGCACGTCCACGCCCGGACGGGACGGGGCATGCGGGCGCCCCTGCGGCACGAGCCGGCCGTGGGCTCCGGCTGGTCGGGGGAGCCGTGGCCGGCGGAGATGGCGTGCATGCGGCTCACCACCGACGAGCTGCGTCGTGACGGGTGGCTCGTGAACCAGACCCGCATGTGGCTGGCCTCGCAGTGGACGGTCCGGGCCGGGTGGGACTGGCGGGAGGGGGAGGAGGAGTTCTTCCGGCACCTGCTCGACGGCTCCCGGGCGGCCAACCGGCTCGGGTGGCAGTGGACGGTGGGCGCGGGGACCGGGCGCCCGTACGGCTTCAGCCGGTGGCAGGTCGAGAAGCGCGCGCCCGGAGTGTGCGCGGGCTGCCCGCTCCGCGAGCGCTGCCCCGTCGACGGCTGGCCCGACACCACGGCGCCGCCGCGGCTGCTCCACCGCGCCCCCGGTCTCGGCCGCGGCGAGCCCGGCGCCGACCTCGCCGGGCCGTCCGACGTCGTCGCCACCTCTGCGCCGCGCGCGGTGTGGCTGACGTTCGAGTCGCTCGGCGACGCCGACCCCGCCCTCGACGCGCACCCCGAGCTGCCGGTGGTCGTCGTCTTCGACGAGCCGCTGCTCGCCCGGCTCCGGCTGTCCGCCAAGCGCCTGGTGTTCCTCGCCGAGACCGTCGCCTCCCTCGCCACCCGCCACGACGTCGAGGTCCACCGGGGCCGACCCGGGGAGGTCCTGCACGGCCGGGACGCGGCCGTCACCCACGCGCCCGTCCCCGGGTTCGGGCCGCGCGCGGTCCGCGCCTCCCCCGCGGAGGTGCACCCGTGGCCGTGGCTCGTGCGCCCCGGCGCGGGGTCCGTCCGGTCCTTCACCGCGTGGCGCAAGGGGGCCCGCGTCTGA
- a CDS encoding 3-isopropylmalate dehydrogenase, producing the protein MTATTPAAAPRTLDLAVIGGDGIGPEVVGAGLDVLRAAVAADGVDVRTTDYDLGAARWHRTGETLTDADLDAVRQHEAILLGAVGDPGVPSGVLERGLLLRLRFALDHYVNLRPSVLLPGATSPLAPHVLDKGPVDFVVVREGTEGPYVGNGGALRVGTPAEIATEVSVNTAFGVERVVRDAFARAAARPRRRLTLVHKHNVLVHAGHLWRRTVEAVNAEFPDVSVDYLHVDAATIFLTTDPQRFDVVVTDNLFGDILTDLAAAVTGGIGLAASGNVNPDRSSPSMFEPVHGSAPDIAAQGVADPTATFLSVALLLEHVGLGEAAARVQEAVVGALADRDPSAPRPGTAEVTDAVRARLA; encoded by the coding sequence GTGACCGCGACGACGCCCGCCGCCGCCCCCCGCACGCTCGACCTCGCCGTCATCGGTGGCGACGGCATCGGTCCGGAGGTGGTGGGCGCCGGTCTCGACGTGCTCCGCGCCGCCGTCGCCGCGGACGGTGTCGACGTCCGCACCACGGACTACGACCTCGGGGCGGCGCGCTGGCACCGGACGGGGGAGACCCTCACCGACGCCGACCTCGACGCCGTCCGGCAGCACGAGGCGATCCTCCTCGGCGCCGTCGGCGACCCCGGAGTGCCGAGCGGGGTGCTCGAGCGCGGCCTCCTCCTGCGGCTCCGCTTCGCCCTCGACCACTACGTCAACCTCCGCCCGTCGGTCCTCCTGCCCGGCGCCACCAGCCCCCTCGCGCCGCACGTCCTCGACAAGGGGCCCGTCGACTTCGTCGTGGTCCGTGAGGGCACCGAGGGGCCGTACGTCGGCAACGGCGGGGCGCTGCGCGTCGGGACGCCCGCGGAGATCGCGACGGAGGTGAGCGTCAACACCGCCTTCGGCGTCGAGCGCGTCGTGCGCGACGCCTTCGCCCGCGCCGCGGCCCGCCCGCGGCGGCGCCTCACCCTCGTCCACAAGCACAACGTCCTCGTCCACGCCGGACACCTGTGGCGACGTACCGTCGAGGCCGTCAACGCCGAGTTCCCGGACGTCAGCGTCGACTACCTCCACGTCGACGCGGCGACGATCTTCCTCACGACCGACCCGCAGCGCTTCGACGTCGTCGTCACCGACAACCTGTTCGGTGACATCCTCACCGACCTCGCCGCCGCCGTCACCGGCGGCATCGGGCTGGCCGCCAGCGGCAACGTCAACCCCGACCGCTCCTCGCCCAGCATGTTCGAGCCGGTCCACGGCTCGGCCCCCGACATCGCGGCTCAGGGGGTCGCCGACCCGACCGCGACGTTCCTGTCCGTCGCGCTGCTCCTCGAGCACGTCGGGCTCGGAGAGGCCGCCGCGCGCGTGCAGGAGGCGGTCGTCGGCGCCCTCGCCGACCGCGACCCCTCGGCGCCGCGCCCGGGCACGGCCGAGGTCACCGACGCGGTCCGCGCCCGGCTCGCGTGA
- a CDS encoding branched-chain amino acid aminotransferase, protein MTQTDTDTSQDAAGTSPLAFTVDPDVARRTDEERAQILGAPGFGKHFTDHMVTATWTLDRGWHDAGVRAFGPITLSPAAAVLHYAQEVFEGLKAYRHDDGSVWSFRPEANAARFARSARRLALPQLPEADFLGSLEALVRADVDWVPSGGEASLYLRPFMFASEEFLGVRPAHTVTYCLIASPAGSYFPGGVRPVSIWLTTDYTRAAPGGTGEAKCGGNYAASLAAQQEAIGHGCDQVCFVDATEHRWVEELGGMNLYFVHADGRLVTPSLTGTILEGVTRSSILTLAKELGHEVEERKVSVEEWRDGVASGDITEVLACGTAAVVTPLGRLAWDGGEVVMGEEPGETTMRIRSRLLDIQYGREADEHGWLRRLA, encoded by the coding sequence ATGACGCAGACGGACACCGACACGTCGCAGGACGCCGCGGGCACCTCGCCGCTCGCCTTCACGGTCGACCCGGACGTCGCGCGGCGCACCGACGAGGAGCGCGCGCAGATCCTCGGTGCCCCCGGGTTCGGGAAGCACTTCACCGACCACATGGTGACGGCGACGTGGACCCTCGATCGGGGCTGGCACGACGCCGGCGTGCGCGCCTTCGGCCCCATCACCCTGTCGCCCGCCGCCGCGGTCCTCCACTACGCGCAGGAGGTGTTCGAGGGTCTCAAGGCCTACCGCCACGACGACGGCTCGGTGTGGTCGTTCCGGCCCGAGGCCAACGCCGCGCGGTTCGCCCGCTCGGCCCGTCGCCTCGCGCTGCCGCAGCTGCCGGAGGCCGACTTCCTCGGCTCGCTCGAGGCGCTCGTGCGCGCCGACGTCGACTGGGTGCCGAGCGGGGGCGAGGCGAGCCTCTACCTGCGCCCGTTCATGTTCGCCTCCGAGGAGTTCCTCGGGGTGCGCCCGGCGCACACCGTCACGTACTGCCTCATCGCCTCGCCCGCGGGCTCGTACTTCCCGGGCGGTGTCCGCCCGGTCAGCATCTGGCTCACGACCGACTACACCCGGGCCGCCCCCGGCGGCACGGGTGAGGCGAAGTGCGGCGGCAACTACGCCGCGAGCCTCGCCGCCCAGCAGGAGGCCATCGGGCACGGCTGCGACCAGGTCTGCTTCGTGGACGCGACGGAGCACCGCTGGGTCGAGGAGCTCGGTGGCATGAACCTCTACTTCGTCCACGCCGACGGCCGGCTCGTCACGCCGTCGCTCACCGGGACCATCCTCGAGGGCGTCACCCGCTCGTCGATCCTCACCCTCGCGAAGGAGCTCGGGCACGAGGTCGAGGAGCGGAAGGTCTCCGTCGAGGAGTGGCGCGACGGCGTCGCCTCCGGCGACATCACCGAGGTCTTAGCGTGCGGCACCGCGGCGGTCGTCACCCCGCTCGGGCGGCTCGCGTGGGACGGCGGCGAGGTCGTCATGGGCGAGGAGCCGGGGGAGACGACGATGCGGATCCGCTCGCGGCTCCTCGACATCCAGTACGGCCGCGAGGCCGACGAGCACGGTTGGCTGCGGCGCCTGGCATGA
- the cimA gene encoding citramalate synthase, with protein MSERAAIEVYDTTLRDGAQQEGLSLSVADKLAIARHLDDLGVGVIEGGWPGAIPKDTEFFARAADELQLRHARLAAFGATRRAGGRADTDAQVRALLDARAPVVTLVAKSHTGHVERALRTTPAENLEMVRDSVAFLVAEGREVVLDAEHFFDGFLLDRAYALEVLRVAMTAGASTVALCDTNGGHLPDVVADVVAEVRAAVGAPMGIHCHNDTGCAVANTLAAVDAGAVQVQGTLNGYGERTGNADLVTVVANLELKRSTPVLRPGGLAEASRIAHAVSEITNVPPYSRQPYVGASAFTHKAGLHASAIRVDPDLYQHTDPRTVGNDMRMLVSEMAGRASIELKGRELGLDLSDPVLLSAVTEAVKSKEAEGYTFEAADASFDLLVRRVAAERGLGEGVPDYFHVDSWRVITEMRPGDAHGAALSEATVRLVLQGERCVASGEGNGPVNALDAALRTALDPSYPELAHLDLVDFRVRILDAAHGTDAVTRVLLETADQESSWTTVGVGPNVVEASWEALVDGLAHGLLRRGVPSRA; from the coding sequence ATGAGCGAGCGCGCGGCGATCGAGGTCTACGACACGACCCTGCGCGACGGCGCCCAGCAGGAGGGACTGTCGCTGTCGGTCGCCGACAAGCTCGCGATCGCGCGTCACCTGGACGACCTCGGCGTGGGCGTCATCGAGGGCGGGTGGCCCGGCGCGATCCCGAAGGACACCGAGTTCTTCGCGCGCGCCGCCGACGAGCTGCAGCTGCGCCACGCCCGCCTCGCCGCGTTCGGCGCGACCCGCCGGGCGGGCGGGCGCGCCGACACCGACGCGCAGGTCAGGGCGCTGCTCGACGCCCGCGCGCCCGTCGTCACCCTCGTGGCGAAGAGCCACACCGGCCACGTCGAGCGCGCCCTGCGCACCACTCCCGCGGAGAACCTCGAGATGGTCCGCGACAGCGTCGCCTTCCTCGTCGCCGAGGGCCGCGAGGTCGTGCTCGACGCCGAGCACTTCTTCGACGGCTTCCTCCTCGACCGCGCCTACGCGCTCGAGGTCCTCCGGGTCGCCATGACCGCGGGTGCGAGCACCGTCGCCCTGTGCGACACCAACGGAGGGCACCTGCCGGACGTCGTCGCCGACGTCGTGGCGGAGGTCCGTGCCGCGGTCGGGGCGCCGATGGGCATCCACTGCCACAACGACACCGGCTGCGCGGTCGCGAACACCCTCGCGGCCGTCGACGCCGGTGCCGTGCAGGTCCAGGGCACGCTCAACGGCTACGGCGAGCGCACCGGCAACGCCGACCTCGTGACGGTCGTGGCGAACCTCGAGCTCAAGCGGTCGACGCCCGTGCTGCGCCCGGGCGGTCTCGCGGAGGCGAGCCGGATCGCGCACGCCGTCAGCGAGATCACGAACGTGCCGCCGTACTCGCGCCAGCCGTACGTGGGCGCGAGCGCCTTCACCCACAAGGCCGGCCTGCACGCCAGCGCCATCCGCGTCGACCCCGACCTCTACCAGCACACCGACCCGCGCACGGTCGGCAACGACATGCGGATGCTCGTGTCGGAGATGGCGGGCCGGGCGAGCATCGAGCTCAAGGGCCGGGAGCTCGGCCTCGACCTGTCCGACCCCGTCCTGCTGTCCGCGGTGACGGAGGCGGTGAAGTCGAAGGAGGCCGAGGGGTACACGTTCGAGGCCGCCGACGCCTCCTTCGACCTCCTCGTCCGGCGCGTCGCCGCGGAGCGCGGCCTCGGTGAGGGTGTCCCGGACTACTTCCACGTCGACTCCTGGCGCGTCATCACCGAGATGCGACCCGGCGACGCGCACGGCGCCGCGCTGTCGGAGGCGACCGTCCGGCTGGTCCTCCAGGGGGAGCGGTGCGTGGCCTCCGGCGAGGGCAACGGGCCCGTCAACGCGCTCGACGCCGCGCTGCGCACCGCGCTCGACCCCAGCTACCCCGAGCTCGCGCACCTCGACCTCGTCGACTTCCGGGTGCGGATCCTCGACGCCGCCCACGGCACCGACGCCGTCACCCGCGTGCTGCTGGAGACCGCCGACCAGGAGTCCTCGTGGACCACGGTGGGGGTCGGTCCCAACGTCGTGGAGGCGTCGTGGGAGGCCCTCGTCGACGGCCTGGCGCACGGGCTGCTCCGCCGGGGCGTCCCCTCCCGCGCGTGA
- a CDS encoding maleylpyruvate isomerase N-terminal domain-containing protein: MSEAFLAGARAAHRLVASSVVGDRWSESSVLPGMSTGELAAHLARAVLQVDAYRSRGTSTPVTTDAVGYFADLAGTAEPDSVLNVGVRERAAASAADGHGALVGALEAALVRLGAALPTAPRDEVVVVGHRRDQVLLLSEYLRTRCVELAVHLEDLALSVDAAPEVPAATVGEAVDLLQAAARRRYGDAAVLRALARRERDTVDAARVL; encoded by the coding sequence GTGAGCGAGGCGTTCCTCGCGGGCGCGCGGGCGGCGCACCGGCTCGTGGCCTCCTCCGTTGTCGGCGACCGGTGGTCCGAGTCGTCGGTCCTTCCCGGCATGTCGACGGGGGAGCTCGCGGCGCACCTCGCCCGGGCGGTCCTGCAGGTGGACGCCTACCGGTCACGTGGCACGAGCACGCCGGTGACGACGGACGCGGTCGGCTACTTCGCCGACCTCGCAGGCACTGCCGAGCCGGACTCGGTGCTCAACGTCGGGGTGCGCGAGCGCGCGGCGGCCTCCGCCGCTGACGGGCACGGGGCGCTCGTCGGCGCGCTCGAGGCCGCGCTGGTGAGGCTCGGTGCCGCACTGCCGACCGCGCCCCGCGACGAGGTCGTCGTGGTCGGCCATCGGCGGGACCAGGTGCTCCTGCTGTCGGAGTACCTGCGGACCCGGTGCGTCGAGCTCGCCGTCCACCTCGAGGACCTCGCCCTGTCGGTCGACGCAGCCCCGGAGGTGCCGGCGGCAACGGTCGGCGAGGCCGTCGACCTGCTGCAGGCGGCGGCGCGCCGCCGGTACGGCGACGCGGCCGTCCTGCGGGCCCTGGCCCGCCGCGAGCGAGACACCGTCGACGCCGCGCGCGTCCTCTGA
- a CDS encoding MarR family winged helix-turn-helix transcriptional regulator, with translation MSDAPAVLPPGSERPGPGEPGWAWRVNRAVVSLARAHRARAASLLRGLDLHPGQEVLLLVLADTGPTTPGRLAGALSIEPPTVTKMVQRLEGAGLVRRDPDPADRRSTVVSLTPAARERLHGVDEAWTVLAEETLAGLDERERVDLVRLLERAAAGLPGATCR, from the coding sequence GTGAGCGACGCCCCTGCAGTGCTGCCCCCGGGCAGCGAGCGCCCCGGACCGGGCGAGCCGGGGTGGGCGTGGCGGGTCAACCGCGCCGTCGTGTCCCTGGCCCGGGCGCACCGGGCGCGCGCGGCGTCGTTGCTGCGGGGTCTCGACCTCCACCCGGGTCAGGAGGTGCTCCTCCTCGTGCTCGCCGACACCGGTCCGACGACCCCCGGACGGCTGGCCGGGGCGCTGTCCATCGAGCCGCCGACCGTGACGAAGATGGTGCAGCGGCTCGAGGGGGCGGGCCTCGTGCGGCGCGACCCGGACCCCGCGGACCGCCGGTCGACGGTCGTCTCCCTCACCCCCGCGGCACGCGAGCGGCTGCACGGGGTCGACGAGGCGTGGACGGTGCTGGCGGAGGAGACCCTCGCCGGGCTCGACGAGCGTGAGCGCGTCGACCTCGTGCGCCTGCTCGAGCGTGCGGCGGCCGGGCTGCCGGGCGCGACCTGCCGGTAG
- a CDS encoding DUF6069 family protein — protein MATPTPTTPAAAGTTRPTRRLWVRGLLAALAAVVVNVVLFLVAGAAGLEVLVPDPAAADGSSAPLVVGAVAVASVVGVVAATVGRWVHLRFTRWPEAVFTVGVLVLLVLSFAQPFLVAVDASTAARLLLCLMHVVVAAAVLLFLGRRETLTA, from the coding sequence ATGGCCACCCCCACCCCCACCACCCCTGCCGCCGCCGGGACGACCCGGCCGACCCGCCGCCTGTGGGTCCGCGGTCTGCTCGCCGCCCTCGCCGCGGTCGTCGTCAACGTCGTCCTCTTCCTGGTCGCAGGCGCCGCGGGCCTCGAGGTGCTCGTCCCGGACCCGGCGGCCGCCGACGGGTCGTCCGCTCCCCTCGTCGTCGGGGCCGTCGCCGTCGCGAGCGTGGTCGGCGTGGTCGCCGCCACCGTCGGGCGCTGGGTCCACCTGCGGTTCACCCGGTGGCCCGAGGCGGTGTTCACCGTCGGGGTGCTCGTGCTCCTCGTCCTGTCCTTCGCCCAGCCGTTCCTCGTCGCGGTCGACGCCTCGACGGCGGCCCGCCTGCTCCTGTGCCTCATGCACGTCGTGGTCGCCGCCGCCGTGCTGCTGTTCCTCGGGCGTCGGGAGACACTCACCGCGTGA
- a CDS encoding maleylpyruvate isomerase family mycothiol-dependent enzyme, whose product MDHDTLLAHVRADHDRTQVAATAAGLDAPVVTCGDWTVRDLVEHLSLVYRHKVACIELQAEPEPWPPPDRHVGDPLVELDAAHERLQEVLGSHAPGDPAWTWEESDRTVGFWVRRMAHETAVHRADAELAAGTTPVVDAALAADGVDELLRVFAEGDWSDVPQPGPATTVVLHVPGRAWTVRSTPDRLAVGDGADEAADATVHADASDLLLWLWGRPHGELAVDGAPDAAEALQRRLAVVTT is encoded by the coding sequence GTGGACCACGACACCCTGCTCGCGCACGTGCGGGCCGACCACGACCGCACCCAGGTCGCGGCCACGGCCGCCGGTCTCGACGCCCCCGTCGTGACCTGCGGCGACTGGACCGTCCGCGACCTCGTCGAGCACCTGTCGCTCGTCTACCGGCACAAGGTCGCGTGCATCGAGCTGCAGGCGGAGCCCGAGCCGTGGCCACCACCGGACCGGCACGTCGGCGACCCGCTCGTCGAGCTCGACGCCGCCCACGAGCGGCTCCAGGAGGTGCTCGGATCCCACGCCCCCGGCGACCCCGCGTGGACGTGGGAGGAGTCGGACCGGACCGTCGGCTTCTGGGTGCGCCGCATGGCGCACGAGACCGCGGTGCACCGTGCCGACGCCGAGCTCGCGGCCGGGACGACCCCGGTCGTCGACGCCGCGCTGGCGGCCGACGGCGTCGACGAGCTCCTCCGCGTCTTCGCCGAGGGCGACTGGTCCGACGTCCCGCAGCCCGGTCCGGCCACGACCGTGGTCCTCCACGTCCCGGGGCGCGCGTGGACGGTGCGCTCGACGCCCGACCGGCTCGCGGTGGGCGACGGGGCGGACGAGGCGGCGGACGCGACGGTGCACGCCGACGCGTCCGACCTGCTGCTGTGGCTGTGGGGCCGCCCCCACGGCGAGCTCGCCGTCGACGGCGCGCCGGACGCCGCCGAGGCGCTGCAGCGGCGCCTGGCCGTCGTGACGACCTGA
- a CDS encoding 3-methyladenine DNA glycosylase, whose protein sequence is MTTEVLPPEVWRARLAAHEARADALSAGHRSRRARGEPHAVEDFLWTYYPTRPAQLRRRHPGAGVALAPAEDGAALHAAWRWYREANGVVDLDVDAYVAARGDTVRFVHRLLTATATRPAFTGCLGLHEWAMVYRQGRDEQLRHPLPLRLGQAGTDAVVESHPVRCSHVDAFRFFTPAAVGRNRVQPTRERQVALEQPGCLHAAMDCHKWATKLGPAVPGELALDCFALAGEIRVLDMQASPYDLSSYALPPVAIETQEGRAEYVARQRELTGRAAALRERLVAVCETVLAGAATRG, encoded by the coding sequence GTGACGACGGAGGTGCTCCCGCCCGAGGTGTGGCGGGCGCGGCTCGCGGCGCACGAGGCGCGGGCGGACGCCCTGAGCGCCGGGCACCGGTCGCGACGGGCGCGCGGGGAGCCGCACGCGGTCGAGGACTTCCTCTGGACGTACTACCCGACGCGGCCCGCGCAGCTGAGGCGCAGGCACCCCGGCGCGGGCGTCGCGCTCGCCCCGGCCGAGGACGGCGCGGCCCTGCACGCAGCATGGCGGTGGTACCGCGAGGCGAACGGGGTCGTGGACCTCGACGTCGACGCCTACGTCGCGGCCCGCGGCGACACCGTCCGCTTCGTCCACCGCCTCCTCACCGCGACGGCGACCCGTCCGGCGTTCACCGGCTGCCTCGGCCTCCACGAGTGGGCGATGGTCTACCGGCAGGGCCGCGACGAGCAGCTGCGGCACCCGCTGCCGCTGCGGCTCGGGCAGGCCGGCACCGACGCCGTCGTGGAGTCGCACCCCGTCCGCTGCTCCCACGTCGACGCCTTCCGCTTCTTCACCCCCGCCGCCGTCGGCCGCAACCGCGTGCAGCCGACCCGTGAGCGGCAGGTCGCCCTCGAGCAGCCGGGGTGCCTGCACGCGGCGATGGACTGCCACAAGTGGGCGACGAAGCTCGGTCCGGCGGTCCCGGGCGAGCTCGCCCTCGACTGCTTCGCCCTCGCCGGTGAGATCCGCGTCCTCGACATGCAGGCGTCCCCCTACGACCTGTCGTCGTACGCCCTGCCTCCCGTGGCGATCGAGACGCAGGAGGGCAGGGCGGAGTACGTCGCCCGGCAGCGCGAGCTCACCGGGCGCGCCGCGGCCCTCCGCGAGCGCCTCGTCGCGGTGTGCGAGACGGTCCTCGCGGGGGCTGCGACCCGCGGGTGA